The Candidatus Thorarchaeota archaeon genome includes the window TCACTTTCCTGCTCGGCATGGTTGGTGTTCTCATCGTGACCGGCCTCTTGATGGGACTGGTCTTTGGTCTAATCATGCTGCTGCTGTCAGTATTGATAGGTTTTGACGCCATCGTGACCTTCTTCATGTCGTTGGGAGTCCTCCTCGCGGACAGCAACGCACTTGCCGCACTACCACTGGTGGGTCTCTTCGTACTTCCCATGTTGAGCCCATTGTTCATTGCTTTGGGAGCACTCTACGGCATTGGTCGAGAGATTGTGGAGAGCGCGGGTGCAACAGCTGAGGGTGCCTTCGTCTGGTATAGGTCCAAGTTCTTGTCTCTGGCCGGCGGAGGCATCATCATCGCTCTGTTCATTCTGGGTCCACTGCTTGTGGGCTTCTGGTTGGTGCTTCTCCTGGCGGGCCCAGTACTGAGCGTGTCCTCACAGGCTATCCTTACAGCAGTCACCGTGGCATGGATCCTGCTCGCTCCCGGTCTGGTCTCGATGGTCTTTCCAGCCATAATCGACGGCCACTCGGTAGTCAGCGCAGTGAAGACATCGCTCAGGATGAGCAGGGACCACTTCGACCGAGTCCTCTCCACATGGCTCTCCTTTGTCCTCATGGCACTCGTCATCTTGGCTCCTACAACGGTGAGTCAAACGATACTGCTCTCTGGCTTCGTGGACGCGCTTCCTTGGACTGCGCTTCTCGGTGGCGCTGCTGCCATATTCACATTCACTGTCCTGTTGCCGTCACTCATAATCGCTCAGACTCGAGTGTACATGATACTCAGCGGGGAGGATGTTCCGCTCGAGTCTCAGGAGACATTGCCCGACATGAGACTTGTCGGAGGAGTGTGAGCGAAGTGGCGACACCCGACCGTGTGGAGCCAATGAAGGACCTCGAGGTCATCTCGGACCCGGAGACCCTGAAGGTGCTGTTCGACCATGTGAGAGCTGAGATTGTATTCAAGTATCTGTGCAAGAACGCGATGACGGTCAAGCAGCTCTCCGATGCCCTTGGAAAGAATCCGGGGACCATACTTCATCATATTGACAAGCTCAAAGCAGCCGGACTGGTTGTCCAGGAACGCACTGAACAGACAGTCACCGGCATAGTGCAGAGATACTATCGAGCGACTGCGAGAGAGTTCAGACTAGGCATCAGTGAGATGATGCGGTCTGAGGGTGGAGTCCGTGACTTCGCCGCAAAACGCCTCTCGTCAATGGTGTCTGGTCTTGCTGTGTACGGAGTTGAGATTCCCGAACACGACATGGCCGAAGCGATTGAGCGACTACAGCGGCTCATTGAACGGGAGAACGAAGTGAGTTCTGATGTGCCAATTGTGGATAGTAGGACTTACGACAGACTCCCAAAGGCTGTACGCGACGACGCATCCCGGATCATGCGTCGCTTCGTGTTGGACACTGATCCGGAATACACCCGACTGAGAGAGGAATGGCATGCATTCCTTCAGTCCCACCTAAGAACGAAGGTGAAGAGACAATGAGTAATGGATACACACAGAATAGAAGCATGGTCATCTGCATCATTGCGATGATCGGTATCGGTTCCTTGCTGGCTGGTTTCGCAGTGTTACTGGGCTCTTCCGGCTGGAACTGGAGCAGTGACAACACGCCGCGCCACTTCGACTTCGATGAGCTACGAGGCCCAATCAACGAGACAGTCGTGCTGAATGTGACCATGGACGTCGGAGCGGTGACGGTCAGCTTCGTGGACAACTCGACCCTGTTGTACCGGATTGGACTCACCACGACAAACAGCACGGTCATCAAGGACGGGGCTCCGACAGTCACCCTTCAGGCTGGCGTCATCAATCTTGACTATACAGTCGGCACAGTGGTCGTATACCTCGGGTCGGGCATTGCCTACGACCTCAGAATCAAGACGACTACAGGTGATGTTGTGGTCACCGCATTGGGCGTCGCTTCTGTCAGCGACATATCGCTCACGTCCAGTGTCGGTGCTGTTCGCCTGACGATGACTGAGAGCGCATCCCTTGTAGGGAACGTCACATGCGATTTGGAGACAGATGTGGGCGACATCAGCGTCAACATCGACCTTGCAGCAGCAATAGGAGGCAGCTTCGGATGTACCACTGGTATCGGTTCGGTTTCAATCAGTGCTCCCGGTTGGACACAGATTGACTCAAGGCACTACCAGACCGCCAACTATGCCACCGCATCACAACGCCTGACAATCACTGCAAAAACGGGCACCGGGAGTGTGTCCGCTGTCTTGATGTAGTTCCAGTCCTATCGTTGAAGGGAGGTCCTTCTCCTCCCTTCCTGTTCTCTTCTTCTCCCATCTTGACTATCCAATGAGTCATGCGTTCGTTGCCATGTCGCAGCGTTTCAGTTGTCGTGCTCTCTTGAAATGCTGTCATCCAGCGCATCCCGGTGCTGCCCGGTGATATGGAGGTCTTGCCTCTCTCCTCCGGGAGTGAATAGCCTTCAGTGTCAGACTTTGTCAGACGAACCGCGGACGGTCCTGTTGAGGTGAGCTGTCTCGAGTATTACTGGAGCGTGTCCGGCCCGGTCACAGCGCAAGGAGCCGCCTGCTCAATGCGACCTTACTGCTCTCGCCTGCTTAGTCGTTCTGCTCTGAGCTCCTGCATGACTCTGCATCTCTCAAGCCATAGAGTCTCATAGTCGGAGTGCTCAACTAGCCTGTGCTCCAGATCCGGTACAGAGTGAATCCCCTCGCTCCTGCACCATCTCACGCATATCCTGTATGCTTCCCAGTCCAACTCCTCATCTTCCCACACAACCTCTATGCTGCTGGCACCACTCAGATGCCATGCCAGCCCCCTTGTGTGGCCATCAGTTGAGACGAGCTCTCCATCAAGCTTCTTGACCGGGATTGGTTCAATCAGTTTCCCGTGCCCCGCAGCAAACTCGTTCATTACGGCAGCCAGCTTGGCCTTGCTGACATAGAGTTGATTTGGCTGAATCTCCCCGAGCGGAGGGCTGAATCTCTCTGTTGTCACATGATCACATGCTGACTGTGCCTTGGGACTCACTTGAATTGTTCGCAGTCGTTACCAGCGGTCGCATCTCACCAACGATGTACCAGTTCAATAGCAACAATCGTTCGTCTTTTATTCCGACACCATCTCTGGATGCTGATGTAAAGGTAGAGGAGTGTCAGCATCTGAGCGAATCACAGTGGCTTCTGATGGAGAGCCCAATCATCCGGAAACTGTTCGTCTGCGTGTTTGCATTCGGTTTCACACTCGGTGCACTCCGTTTCCTGTTTCCCTTTCAGATTGTCAATCTGGGCGGGACTGAGGCTCTCGCATCGCTGGGAGGTACCTACTCTGCCATCGGCCAAGTCCTCGGGCTGATGCTGATTGGCAGGCTCTTTCGTAGCGAGAGGCGGTCTCTTGCTATCATCGGTTTCAGCGTAACTGCCTTCACGCTCACAATGGGACTGGTCCAGGACAGTGTGCTCCTAGCCACATGCCGCATCACAGAAGGCATCGCGTCAGCAGTGTTGGTCCTCCTTATAGTACGAGTGTCGTGTCAGTTCGCTACGTGTCGAGGGGAGTCTGTCGGAACGCTTCTTGCAGCGCTGTTTCTCGGGTCTGCAATTGGCCAAGGGCTTGTTGGTCTCCTCGTAGAGAGCGCAGCCACCTCGTTCATGATTGCCCAGAAGGAGGCCATTCAGTTCCTTTCTCTGCTTCTTCTTGTTCCGCCAGTACTCGGTATGGCGCTTGCGCCATCACCAACCAGCGGGCCCCACACAAAGGACACCGCACATCTGAATGCCGACCACGGGCATGTGCACCTCTCACACATAGTCCACTCATTGATGTCCAAGAGAGCGGTCCTCTTGGCAGTGGTCTATCTCCTCTATGACTTCTCCCATGGACTGTACACGCCTGTGCTGTCTCTAGTCGTCAGTGGTAATGGCGTACCATTGGAACTGATTGGTCTATCGTATCTGGCTGGTGACATAGTCTGGGGTCTCGTACAGCTGTACTCTGGTCGTTTGGTGGACCGTCTCGGTCATGTTCTTCCGCTGGTGGTCAGTCTGGCGACCAAGGGGGTCGTCGTGCTATTATACCCCACAGCCACTTCGCTGTATGGTTTTGTCCCGCTTCTTGCCGTAGCTGGTGCTGCAGAGGGCTTCCTAGAGCCATCACGAAACGATGCGGCGATGGAGTACAGTACAGCGAAGGAGGTGGTACACAGCCATCCCCATGTCTACTTGAGCCGAACATCAGGTGCATCGCTCCCTCTGTCGAGACACGAACACGAGCACACCCACAAGAGTGCCCCCGATGAGGCAGTCTCACTGCTCCAGATCCTCGGAATAATGGGCTTTGGACTCGGTTCTGCTGGGGGTGCCTGGCTGCTCGTGACTCAAGCTCCACTCACGTTTCTAATACTGCTTGGAGGATGGGTGCTATTGGCGACAAGCATGATCTCTGCAGCTCTGTACCGAAGACGTCCGTCTCCTGAGATGTGAGCGCCAACAGCATCCGTCGCTTCCACAAACAATATCCGTATCGCATGGTGGAGCAACCCGAGGTCGAATATGCAGTTCAAGTCAAGGACCAATAACAATGGCCTAGAGGTCGAGTTCCGAGGACGATGGTATCCTATTGTGTACGAGAAGGATGTCTGGATGTCCACGCCGGAGCGTACCAGAGTTGCGATCAAGGACAACCTCGCTCTCGCAGTCACGATGCACCTTCCGTTGGTGTTCGGCGAGAGTGAGGCGGTCTATCACTCGGGACGTCCTGTTCTTGAGCCGTACTTCTTCATGAACTTCATGAGGGACATACCTTCGTGCACAGAGGTCGATGGTCTGGACACTGCTGAGACCACCCGAAAGTGGTTCAATACATACTACCGGTTCATGGACCCCGTGGTTGTGTACCCCTCCTCTGAACCTGTGAGGGACCCGCACCGTGCGATAGTAGGGCTCAGCTTCGGCAAGGACAGCCTTCTGACATTTGCAGTGGCTGATGAACTGGGTCTGGACCCCGAGATAGTCTATGTAGTAGAACACAGCCTCACCTATGAGGAGAAACACAAGACCGCCCTTGCCGAACGCTTCAAGAAGGAGTTTGGCAAGTCGCTCTGGAAGCTAGAGCATGAGACCGGCCTGCTACGTGACTACCCCCATCTGGGACTACCCTTTTCCGAGTTCGGATGGGGTCTCCAGACAACCGAGTACGCGCTTGAACTGATTCCCTTTGCATATGCGCTGGGCGGCAAGTATCTCCTATTTGGAAACGAACACACCACCGCTGAGACCTACATGAGCGCTGACAAGAGCGGTCCCTGGCTTGTGAACCCCTGCTACGACCAGACTCATGAGTGGACCGTTCACATAGACCAGATAACTCAGATGTTCTCGGGCCGCTCGGTGCGCACAGGCAGCCTGATCGAACCATTGATGGACATGATGATACAGCGTACGCTCGCGCGTAGATACCCCAAGTATGCCAAGTATCAGATGAGTTGCTTCACTGAGACCGAGGCGGGCAAAGACTACCACTGGTGTCACAACTGCTCCATCTGCGCAAAGATGTACCTGCTCTGTGCAGGCAGTGGTGTGGACCCGCAGGTTATAGGACTGAGGCAGAACATGCTCAATCGCGAACACAGACGTCTCTTCACTCTATTCGGAGGCAGGTCTGCTCTGACGTATGCTAACACCCCGACAGCCAAGGACGAGCAGCTGTTTGGCTTCTACTGCGCGGCGCTGAAGGGCGCTAAAGGGGAGCTCGTTGAGGACTTCAAGTCCAGTGAGCTGTTCCAAGAGGCCAAAGAACGCGAAGACGAGTTGTTCAAGAAGTTCGTCACGGTGTATGAGCCCATCTCGGTACCAGCTGAACTCAAGGCACAGGTGATGTCAATCTATAGAGAAGAGCTCGCAAGCTTTGAACTATAGGCGCTGGTAGTAAGGTTATAAGCTGAGCCGAGCTCGTCATTTCAAGTGTGGTCACATGCGCATCGGACTTGTACTGAACACAAGGAAAGGGCACTCGGAATTTGAGGTCGAGTACGATCCCCCTCACACAATCGAGCTCATCAGACATGGAATCGAGGCGACGGGTCACGAGTATGTCTTCATCGAGGCCGATGAGAACTTGGCCGAGCGTCTGAAGGCAGCTCGACCCGACTTGGTGTTCAATCGGGCTGAGGGCATCCGTGGAGACAGTAGGGAGTCGCACGCCCCGGCCATCCTCGAAATGCTTGGTATCCCGTACGTGGGCGGCAACGTCCTCACGACAGCCGTCGGCCTCAACAAGGCATGGACCAAGAAGATACTCGCATATCACGGCATTCTATCAGCGCAGTTCCAAGTCCTCAAGGCAGTGCGTGATGCAGACGCGGCTGTGTTCAAGTACCCTGTCATTCTGAAGCCCAACGAGGAGGGCTCCTCAGTGGGCATAAACGAGGACAATGTAGTGCACAACAAAGAGCAGCTGAAGAAGAAACTCGCTGAGATGCTGAAGGATTACCAGCAGGGTATCCTCGTCGAGCAGTTCATTGAAGGGCGCGAGTTCAGTGTTGGTGTCCTGGGCACGTCCAACGGAGGGTTTGAGGTACTCCCCATACTTGAGATCGACTTCTCTCAGCTGCCACCTGAGGTGGGCGGGGTGTTCGGTCAGCGCGCGAAGACAATCTATGACAGCCTGGACAACTACATATGTCCGGCGAAGATCCCCGCCAGTCTGAGAAAGGCCCTCGGTGACTTGGCCGTCAGGATTGCAGAGATACTCGGCTCTGTGGACTTCGGGCGTATTGACTTCAGAATGGATGACAAGGGTGACATCTACTTCCTCGAAATCAACCCACTGCCCGGAATGGACCTTGACATGGAGAACAGAGACTTCTCGTTCTATCCATTCATGGCCATGAAAGCAGGCTATTCGTATGACGAGCTGATTCGACGGCTTCTGGAGTCTGCATGTCATCGCTATGGACTGAAGCTATAGCCGTGGTTCTTTCCCATTGGGCGTGAGCGATGATGCTTGACGGTCAACCGACGCCGGATTCTCCAGTCTGGGTCAGTCTTCTTGAGAGGTTGAGGCAGGAGCTGGGACCAGACACAAGGCTCGTCTTCCCGAGGACTTGGACTGAACAGCACACCATCTGGTTTCATAAGATCGAGTCAGAGTCGTTTAGAGCGGAGCTGAGATACTCCGACAGGGAGATCATGGAGCGGCTTGAGAGGCCCAAGTCGATGGCCATGTTTGTTGTCACGGAGGAGCAACCTGAGGCAGTATTGCTTGGTTATCCGCTCGGTGAGTCGACTACTCGGAAGTTCTACTTGGACACTATGGCGGTGATGAAGCGGGGCCGTGGCCTCGGCAGACTGATCCTACAGACACTCATCGACTGGTTGAAGAACCAGGGGTACACGTCATTACAGCTCGACACGGAGGAGTTCAACGAGATTGGGATTCCCCTCGTATCCTTCTACACTAAGCTGGGGTTTGCGGTTCTCTCACAGGACAAGACCGGGAACGTGAGTATGGAGCTGGTCCTTCGACCACTGGTCAGCTGAAGTCCCTGCCTGTGAGGATGGCCACAAACCTGCCCATCACAGTCACTTTGCTGTCGGCGAGGTCGTTCATGACTGCAAGAGTACTCGCAGATGCAGGCA containing:
- a CDS encoding ArsR family transcriptional regulator — protein: MATPDRVEPMKDLEVISDPETLKVLFDHVRAEIVFKYLCKNAMTVKQLSDALGKNPGTILHHIDKLKAAGLVVQERTEQTVTGIVQRYYRATAREFRLGISEMMRSEGGVRDFAAKRLSSMVSGLAVYGVEIPEHDMAEAIERLQRLIERENEVSSDVPIVDSRTYDRLPKAVRDDASRIMRRFVLDTDPEYTRLREEWHAFLQSHLRTKVKRQ
- a CDS encoding MFS transporter; this encodes MESPIIRKLFVCVFAFGFTLGALRFLFPFQIVNLGGTEALASLGGTYSAIGQVLGLMLIGRLFRSERRSLAIIGFSVTAFTLTMGLVQDSVLLATCRITEGIASAVLVLLIVRVSCQFATCRGESVGTLLAALFLGSAIGQGLVGLLVESAATSFMIAQKEAIQFLSLLLLVPPVLGMALAPSPTSGPHTKDTAHLNADHGHVHLSHIVHSLMSKRAVLLAVVYLLYDFSHGLYTPVLSLVVSGNGVPLELIGLSYLAGDIVWGLVQLYSGRLVDRLGHVLPLVVSLATKGVVVLLYPTATSLYGFVPLLAVAGAAEGFLEPSRNDAAMEYSTAKEVVHSHPHVYLSRTSGASLPLSRHEHEHTHKSAPDEAVSLLQILGIMGFGLGSAGGAWLLVTQAPLTFLILLGGWVLLATSMISAALYRRRPSPEM
- a CDS encoding ATP-grasp domain-containing protein, with the translated sequence MRIGLVLNTRKGHSEFEVEYDPPHTIELIRHGIEATGHEYVFIEADENLAERLKAARPDLVFNRAEGIRGDSRESHAPAILEMLGIPYVGGNVLTTAVGLNKAWTKKILAYHGILSAQFQVLKAVRDADAAVFKYPVILKPNEEGSSVGINEDNVVHNKEQLKKKLAEMLKDYQQGILVEQFIEGREFSVGVLGTSNGGFEVLPILEIDFSQLPPEVGGVFGQRAKTIYDSLDNYICPAKIPASLRKALGDLAVRIAEILGSVDFGRIDFRMDDKGDIYFLEINPLPGMDLDMENRDFSFYPFMAMKAGYSYDELIRRLLESACHRYGLKL
- a CDS encoding GNAT family N-acetyltransferase, which codes for MMLDGQPTPDSPVWVSLLERLRQELGPDTRLVFPRTWTEQHTIWFHKIESESFRAELRYSDREIMERLERPKSMAMFVVTEEQPEAVLLGYPLGESTTRKFYLDTMAVMKRGRGLGRLILQTLIDWLKNQGYTSLQLDTEEFNEIGIPLVSFYTKLGFAVLSQDKTGNVSMELVLRPLVS